A genomic region of Pelodiscus sinensis isolate JC-2024 chromosome 1, ASM4963464v1, whole genome shotgun sequence contains the following coding sequences:
- the DDX47 gene encoding putative ATP-dependent RNA helicase DDX47: protein MAADAAPGEEAPEEQRRFKDLGVTDVLCEACDQLGWKTPTKIQVEAIPVALQGRDIIGLAETGSGKTGAFALPILQALLETPQRLFVLVLTPTRELAFQISEQFEALGSSIGVQSAVIVGGIDMMSQALTLAKKPHVVIATPGRLIDHLENTKGFNLRALKYLVMDEADRILNMDFETEVDKILKVIPRDRKTFLFSATMTKKVQKLQRAALKDPVKCAVSSKYQTVEKLQQHYIFIPSKFKDSYLVYILNELAGNSFMIFCSTCNNTQRTALLLRNLGFTAIPLHGQMSQNKRLGSLNKFKAKARSILLATDVASRGLDIPHVDVVINFDIPTHSKDYIHRVGRTARAGRSGKSITFVTQYDVELFQRIEHLIGKKLPVFPTQEEEVMMLTERVAEAQRFARMELREQGEKKKRSRDEANDDDDTEGATGVRNKVAGGKMKRRKAR from the exons ATGGCGGCGGACGCGGCACCCGGGGAGGAGGCGCCGGAGGAGCAGCGGCGCTTCAAGGACCTG GGAGTAACAGATGTGCTCTGTGAAGCCTGTGACCAGTTAGGATGGAAGACACCAACTAAAATTCAGGTTGAGGCTATTCCTGTGGCTCTCCAAG GCCGGGATATCATTGGGCTGGCAGAGACAGGCTCTGGAAAAACAGGAGCTTTTGCTTTGCCCATCCTGCAGGCTCTGCTGGAAACACCTCAGCGTTTATTTGTTCTTGTCCTCACACCAACCCGGGAACTCGCCTTTCAGATCTCCGAGCAATTTGAAGCTCTTGGATCCTCCATTGGTGTCCAGAGTG CTGTTATTGTGGGTGGAATTGACATGATGTCACAGGCTCTAACCTTAGCCAAGAAGCCACATGTTGTAATTG CAACACCTGGCCGTCTGATTGACCATCTGGAGAACACGAAAGGTTTCAACTTGAGAGCTCTTAAGTACCTGGTTATGGATGAAGCTGACCGGATCCTCAACATGGATTTTGAGACCGAG GTGGACAAGATCCTGAAAGTGATTCCACGAGACAGGAAGACATTCCTCTTTTCTGCCACCATGACGAAGAAG GTGCAAAAGCTCCAGCGTGCTGCACTGAAGGATCCTGTTAAATGTGCTGTATCCTCCAAATATCAGACAGTTGAAAAATTGCAGCAGCATTATATTTTCATCCCCTCCAAATTCAAG GACAGTTACCTGGTTTATATCCTGAACGAACTAGCTGGGAACTCCTTCATGATATTTTGCAGTACCTGTAACAACACTCAAAGGACCGCTCTCCTGCTTCGCAACTTAGGTTTCACTGCCATCCCCCTCCATGGACAGATGAGTCAG AATAAGCGACTGGGGTCCTTGAATAAGTTCAAAGCAAAGGCCCGTTCCATTCTGCTGGCTACAGATGTTGCAAGCAGAGGTCTGGACATCCCACATGTGGATGTGGTGATAAATTTTGACATTCCCACACATTCTAAG GATTACATTCACCGTGTGGGAAGGACAGCTCGAGCTGGGCGGTCTGGCAAATCCATCACCTTTGTCACTCA GTATGATGTGGAACTGTTCCAGCGCATTGAACATCTCATTGGCAAGAAGCTGCCTGTATTCCCCACACAGGAGGAGGAGGTTATGATGCTAACAGAGCGTGTGGCAGAAGCCCAGAGATTTGCTCGTATG GAGTTGCGAGAGCAGGGAGAGAAAAAGAAGCGATCCCGAGATGAGGCTAATGATGATGATGACACAGAGGGAGCGACAGGGGTCAGGAACAAAGTGGCTGGTGGGAAAATGAAAAGAAGGAAAGCCCGTTAG